The following coding sequences are from one Dreissena polymorpha isolate Duluth1 chromosome 8, UMN_Dpol_1.0, whole genome shotgun sequence window:
- the LOC127841849 gene encoding uncharacterized protein LOC127841849, protein MLRHIRRLQRPTTATSLHSRGYTDSDEAQNLKEGKLVRARSADVSSHVAKSLVKLRRPTTATLAKTVHACHLCYDHENKKESDEPDAFDFDYCDEKVVLEEELDFIVERVSAPTFASNKSNISCQRSPGYIDEVKIRENLPLLSGLRRSKTVKEITNRLFPSRRHHGFAPQATTVVSY, encoded by the exons ATGCTGCGCCACATCCGGAGGCTGCAG CGTCCCACGACTGCTACCAGTCTTCATTCACGCGGGTACACAGACAGCGACGAGGCTCAAAACTTGAAGGAAGGAAAACTAGTCCGTGCAAGATCTGCTGACGTCAGTAGTCACGTAGCAAAATCTTTGGTAAAACTACGCAGACCAACCACAGCAACGCTCGCAAAGACAGTCCACGCATGCCATCTATGCTACGACCACGAAAACAAAAAGGAATCTGACGAACCGGACGCATTTGATTTTGACTACTGCGACGAAAAAGTAGTCCTCGAAGAAGAACTTGATTTTATTGTTGAGCGGGTTTCCGCACCCACCTTCGCAAGTAACAAGAGCAACATTTCATGTCAGCGGAGTCCCGGATACATTGACGAAGTGAAAATTCGAGAAAATTTGCCTCTTTTGAGCGGATTGAGACGCAGTAAAACTGTGAAGGAAATCACCAATAGGCTGTTTCCCTCTCGGAGACATCATGGTTTTGCACCCCAAGCTACCACGGTAGTCTCATATTGA